From Geotalea uraniireducens Rf4:
CAGGGCCTTCCCTTCATAAATACCTTTGCCGGTAAACACGCTCTTAATGTTGAAATCTTTGAACCGATTGGTATCGACAGTCAGAGTTTCCTGCTGTATTTCAGACGGGGATATTCCCGAAGCATAGAGACTGCCGATGATACTGCCTGTTGATGAGCCGACAATCTTACGGATGTTTAGTCCTTTTTCCTCGATTGCCTTGAGCGCTCCGGTAAAAGCAGGAAAACGTATCCCCCCACCGAGAAGCATGAGGGTAATAGGTTCGTTTTCTATAATATTATTGTCCATCGTCATAATGTGATTCCGTTTTGAGGTGTGCCGAAGAGATTAGAGTCGAAATGTAGAAGTGATTCATCTAAACCTTGGAAGTATATTTAGCGCTCCAAGTGCTGTCAACAAATATTCTGCCTCGACATGTCCGGTGTGTAAAGGAGACGGTAATGTTTGAGCATCATGATTCTGAAGGGATTCAATCCCGGAAAGAAAAGAAATCCCCGTTTGTTCTCAGGATTGTACTTTACCTTATGCTCATCATTGTAAGCTGTTTCGTTGTGTATGTTTTTTTCATCCGTTTCAGTTCTCATAAAGAAGAGTACTGTACATTGGAAAAAAAAGTATTTGCCGAACGCTGTGTCTCCTGTCATGGTGCCGATGCCAGGGGATTGATCGGGCCTGACTTGACACGTAAGGATTTTACGTATGGGAAGACCGAGGCAGCGTTAATGAAAAC
This genomic window contains:
- a CDS encoding c-type cytochrome, with amino-acid sequence MFEHHDSEGIQSRKEKKSPFVLRIVLYLMLIIVSCFVVYVFFIRFSSHKEEYCTLEKKVFAERCVSCHGADARGLIGPDLTRKDFTYGKTEAALMKTITMGRPGGMPAFGDNLSCEQIKCLVQFILSL